A region of Drosophila suzukii chromosome 2L, CBGP_Dsuzu_IsoJpt1.0, whole genome shotgun sequence DNA encodes the following proteins:
- the LOC108010915 gene encoding uncharacterized protein isoform X2, with amino-acid sequence MSETNEKSANSSLVNTVLKEVDSLLDISSSSLDASSPSTCSELKQIVTKALEEIQAVPHCGNLNVNEILEAALPKIRSELLGCDTVYKEVQNIKKLLESYVQQVKAVDQDIAEIFLDLHNIYRRLEKIDVSGRKLSSPKKAKLLKHVKESEELLNRSRHYLSNDPKEMSAMLVGPPKEPPSISKGDKSHLDPPTKGSI; translated from the exons ATGTCGGAAACAAATGAGAAAAGTGCGAATAGTTCGCTGGTTAACACTGTGCTAAAGGAGGTAGATTCGCTTCTGGATATTAGCAGCAGTTCCTTAGACGCCAGTTCCCCGTCAACATGTTCAGAACTAAAGCAAATTGTGACAAAGGCCTTGGAAGAAATTCAAGCAGTTCCTCACTGTGGCAACCTCAATGTAAATGAAATATTGGAAGCGGCTCTGCCTAAAATTAGAAGCGAATTGTTGGGCTGTGATACGGTCTACAAGGAAGTtcaaaatatcaaaaaattacTAGAATCATATGTTCAGCAAGTGAAAGCAGTAGATCAGGACATAGCTGAGATATTTTTGGACTTGCACAACATATATAGGAGGCTCGAAAAAATCGATGTCAGTGGAAGGAAGTTGAGCAGCCCAAAAAAAGCTAAGTTATTGAAGCATGTCAAAGAGTCTGAGGAGTTACTGAACCGTTCAAGGCATTATCTATCGAACGATCCTAAGGAGATGAGTGCCATGCTTGTAGGTCCGCCCAAGGAACCTCCATCGATTTCTAAG GGGGACAAATCCCATTTGGACCCCCCTACGAAAGGAAGTATCTGA
- the LOC108010915 gene encoding uncharacterized protein isoform X1 encodes MSETNEKSANSSLVNTVLKEVDSLLDISSSSLDASSPSTCSELKQIVTKALEEIQAVPHCGNLNVNEILEAALPKIRSELLGCDTVYKEVQNIKKLLESYVQQVKAVDQDIAEIFLDLHNIYRRLEKIDVSGRKLSSPKKAKLLKHVKESEELLNRSRHYLSNDPKEMSAMLVGPPKEPPSISKVRGRLSESKNTNNDRYQGGQIPFGPPYERKYLKPHKKNIEKFVFLTNMVTFKKSDYSLNLNRFKTYFGEAKRVLNLDCN; translated from the coding sequence ATGTCGGAAACAAATGAGAAAAGTGCGAATAGTTCGCTGGTTAACACTGTGCTAAAGGAGGTAGATTCGCTTCTGGATATTAGCAGCAGTTCCTTAGACGCCAGTTCCCCGTCAACATGTTCAGAACTAAAGCAAATTGTGACAAAGGCCTTGGAAGAAATTCAAGCAGTTCCTCACTGTGGCAACCTCAATGTAAATGAAATATTGGAAGCGGCTCTGCCTAAAATTAGAAGCGAATTGTTGGGCTGTGATACGGTCTACAAGGAAGTtcaaaatatcaaaaaattacTAGAATCATATGTTCAGCAAGTGAAAGCAGTAGATCAGGACATAGCTGAGATATTTTTGGACTTGCACAACATATATAGGAGGCTCGAAAAAATCGATGTCAGTGGAAGGAAGTTGAGCAGCCCAAAAAAAGCTAAGTTATTGAAGCATGTCAAAGAGTCTGAGGAGTTACTGAACCGTTCAAGGCATTATCTATCGAACGATCCTAAGGAGATGAGTGCCATGCTTGTAGGTCCGCCCAAGGAACCTCCATCGATTTCTAAGGTACGTGGTCGTTTATCAGAAtcaaaaaacacaaataacGATCGGTATCAAGGGGGACAAATCCCATTTGGACCCCCCTACGAAAGGAAGTATCTGAAGCCTCACAAGAAAAATATCGAGAAGTTTGTCTTTCTCACCAACATGGTAACGTTCAAGAAATCGGACTACTCCCTTAATCTCAATCGCTTCAAGACATATTTCGGAGAGGCCAAGCGGGTACTAAATCTTGATTGtaattaa
- the LOC108008153 gene encoding uncharacterized protein isoform X1: MPLIAKQSLKKWEEGKVRLQQKPSCKVRHGLRRRSSLIIVSQKMKKGRKNKPIEEDKTTWLSANGQTIAVEKKHIVNFGMDMNNFFKTKTCESDQCPEDRSSLETIASDMMNVYEVQPTTPNLGKEKSPMKRINKFNLLMNPKLVNPIGKRVLEIAKNSPRQRKEYYKGRVEKHNCGKKSNKSCLKTTKKSFTKKLAAKREYDDVTLCESENVTPRNDITSDPENNEMDCMADGLSSENESANSLSDEAYFQEKEKITLDDFILDYEYRYNFSLNLGSEGSISSEEETIPENNEMDCMANGLSSENDSANSLSEEAYFQEKEITLDDFILDYDYRYNFSLNLGNEGSISSEEETIPSVGETKPKDFVLENEEEEIKEIPNCTSPGKGLERPNETPIKENSKPPSDIKLKAKVNTNRQPLGRPGNVAVVNPTVAQRKPRVMRPGQRLVTPVTSDNGDNNVYPTLQWVIDPPTGDPATSWEVHLHDFIYPTPSYFRRLTTDLLDASMEDELSRKKKKHNKRISRFCRQRVLEKLNIPRERKPFPSTLTTYLINICFSILFTALLFYVYYKTYIGRPVPRTLWQNVLLTFGITI, from the exons ATGCCG TTAATAGCCAAACAGTCCTTGAAGAAATGGGAAGAGGGAAAGGTTCGGTTACAACAGAAACCATCTTGTAAAGTAAGACATGGCCTCCGTCGGAGGTCTTCCCTCATAATCGTAAGTCAGAAGATGAAGAAGGGTCGGAAAAATAAGCCAATCGAGGAGGACAAAACGACCTGGTTGAGTGCCAATGGTCAGACTATAGCCGTAGAGAAGAAACACATCGTGAATTTTGGAATGGATatgaacaatttttttaaaacaaagaCATGCGAAAGTGATCAGTGTCCTGAAGATAGAAGCTCATTGGAAACCATAGCTTCGGATATGATGAATGTATATGAGGTTCAGCCTACTACACCTAATCTAGGCAAAGAGAAATCCCCCATGAAAaggataaacaaatttaacctTCTCATGAATCCAAAACTTGTAAATCCCATTGGCAAACGCGTTTTGGAGATTGCCAAGAACTCTCCACGACAACGCAAAGAATATTATAAAGGGAGGGTTGAGAAGCACAATTGCGGAAAAAAGTCAAACAAATCTTGTCttaaaaccacaaaaaaatctTTTACAAAAAAGCTAGCTGCAAAGCGAGAATATGATGATGTTACTCTATGTGAATCCGAAAACGTGACACCTAGAAATGATATCACCTCTGATCCAGAAAATAATGAGATGGACTGCATGGCAGATGGGTTAAGCTCAGAAAATGAATCGGCGAATTCTTTGTCAGACGAAGCTTATTTTCAAGAGAAAGAGAAGATCACCTTAGATGACTTCATCTTAGACTATGAGTATAGATATAACTTTAGCTTAAATTTGGGAAGTGAAGGATCCATTTCATCGGAAGAAGAAACCATTCCAGAAAATAATGAGATGGACTGCATGGCGAATGGGTTAAGCTCAGAAAATGATTCGGCGAATTCATTGTCAGAGGAAGCTTATTTTCAAGAGAAAGAGATCACCTTAGATGACTTTATCTTAGACTATGACTATAGATATAACTTTAGCTTAAATTTGGGAAACGAAGGATCCATTTCATCGGAAGAAGAAACCATTCCATCGGTAGGAGAAACCAAGCCGAAAGattttgttttagaaaatgAAGAGGAAGAAATAAAGGAAATACCGAACTGCACTTCGCCCGGGAAAGGGTTGGAAAGGCCGAATGAGACCCCAATTAAGGAAAATTCTAAGCCCCCCTCAGATATTAAACTCAAAGCTAAAGTCAATACTAATCGCCAACCGTTGGGACGCCCTGGTAATGTAGCCGTTGTAAATCCTACTGTAGCTCAACGTAAACCTCGTGTGATGCGACCAGGACAGAGGTTAGTTACTCCTGTTACCAGTGACAATGGAGATAATAATGTTTATCCCACACTCCAGTGGGTCATTGACCCGCCAACAGGCGATCCCGCTACTTCTTGGGAAGTGCACTTACATGACTTCATTTATCCAACGCCCTCTTATTTCAGAAGACTCACGACGGATTTATTGGACGCCTCGATGGAAGATGAATTAAgtcgaaaaaagaaaaaacataaTAAGCGGATAAGCAGGTTTTGCCGCCAGAGGGTACTTGAAAAGCTTAATATTCCCAGAGAAAGAAAACCGTTTCCTTCGACATTGACAACGTACCTAattaacatttgtttttcaatACTTTTCACGGCTCTTTTGTTTTACGTATATTATAAGACTTATATTGGGCGACCTGTACCTCGGACGCTTTGGCAGAACGTTTTGCTTACTTTTGGAATAACCATATAA
- the LOC108008153 gene encoding uncharacterized protein isoform X3 has product MPLIAKQSLKKWEEGKVRLQQKPSCKVRHGLRRRSSLIIVSQKMKKGRKNKPIEEDKTTWLSANGQTIAVEKKHIVNFGMDMNNFFKTKTCESDQCPEDRSSLETIASDMMNVYEVQPTTPNLGKEKSPMKRINKFNLLMNPKLVNPIGKRVLEIAKNSPRQRKEYYKGRVEKHNCGKKSNKSCLKTTKKSFTKKLAAKREYDDVTLCESENVTPRNDITSDPENNEMDCMADGLSSENESANSLSDEAYFQEKEKITLDDFILDYEYRYNFSLNLGSEGSISSEEETIPENNEMDCMANGLSSENDSANSLSEEAYFQEKEITLDDFILDYDYRYNFSLNLGNEGSISSEEETIPSVGETKPKDFVLENEEEEIKEIPNCTSPGKGLERPNETPIKENSKPPSDIKLKAKVNTNRQPLGRPGNVAVVNPTVAQRKPRVMRPGQSGSLTRQQAIPLLLGKCTYMTSFIQRPLISEDSRRIYWTPRWKMN; this is encoded by the exons ATGCCG TTAATAGCCAAACAGTCCTTGAAGAAATGGGAAGAGGGAAAGGTTCGGTTACAACAGAAACCATCTTGTAAAGTAAGACATGGCCTCCGTCGGAGGTCTTCCCTCATAATCGTAAGTCAGAAGATGAAGAAGGGTCGGAAAAATAAGCCAATCGAGGAGGACAAAACGACCTGGTTGAGTGCCAATGGTCAGACTATAGCCGTAGAGAAGAAACACATCGTGAATTTTGGAATGGATatgaacaatttttttaaaacaaagaCATGCGAAAGTGATCAGTGTCCTGAAGATAGAAGCTCATTGGAAACCATAGCTTCGGATATGATGAATGTATATGAGGTTCAGCCTACTACACCTAATCTAGGCAAAGAGAAATCCCCCATGAAAaggataaacaaatttaacctTCTCATGAATCCAAAACTTGTAAATCCCATTGGCAAACGCGTTTTGGAGATTGCCAAGAACTCTCCACGACAACGCAAAGAATATTATAAAGGGAGGGTTGAGAAGCACAATTGCGGAAAAAAGTCAAACAAATCTTGTCttaaaaccacaaaaaaatctTTTACAAAAAAGCTAGCTGCAAAGCGAGAATATGATGATGTTACTCTATGTGAATCCGAAAACGTGACACCTAGAAATGATATCACCTCTGATCCAGAAAATAATGAGATGGACTGCATGGCAGATGGGTTAAGCTCAGAAAATGAATCGGCGAATTCTTTGTCAGACGAAGCTTATTTTCAAGAGAAAGAGAAGATCACCTTAGATGACTTCATCTTAGACTATGAGTATAGATATAACTTTAGCTTAAATTTGGGAAGTGAAGGATCCATTTCATCGGAAGAAGAAACCATTCCAGAAAATAATGAGATGGACTGCATGGCGAATGGGTTAAGCTCAGAAAATGATTCGGCGAATTCATTGTCAGAGGAAGCTTATTTTCAAGAGAAAGAGATCACCTTAGATGACTTTATCTTAGACTATGACTATAGATATAACTTTAGCTTAAATTTGGGAAACGAAGGATCCATTTCATCGGAAGAAGAAACCATTCCATCGGTAGGAGAAACCAAGCCGAAAGattttgttttagaaaatgAAGAGGAAGAAATAAAGGAAATACCGAACTGCACTTCGCCCGGGAAAGGGTTGGAAAGGCCGAATGAGACCCCAATTAAGGAAAATTCTAAGCCCCCCTCAGATATTAAACTCAAAGCTAAAGTCAATACTAATCGCCAACCGTTGGGACGCCCTGGTAATGTAGCCGTTGTAAATCCTACTGTAGCTCAACGTAAACCTCGTGTGATGCGACCAGGACAGAG TGGGTCATTGACCCGCCAACAGGCGATCCCGCTACTTCTTGGGAAGTGCACTTACATGACTTCATTTATCCAACGCCCTCTTATTTCAGAAGACTCACGACGGATTTATTGGACGCCTCGATGGAAGATGAATTAA
- the LOC108008153 gene encoding uncharacterized protein isoform X2 — translation MPLIAKQSLKKWEEGKVRLQQKPSCKVRHGLRRRSSLIIVSQKMKKGRKNKPIEEDKTTWLSANGQTIAVEKKHIVNFGMDMNNFFKTKTCESDQCPEDRSSLETIASDMMNVYEVQPTTPNLGKEKSPMKRINKFNLLMNPKLVNPIGKRVLEIAKNSPRQRKEYYKGRVEKHNCGKKSNKSCLKTTKKSFTKKLAAKREYDDVTLCESENVTPRNDITSDPENNEMDCMADGLSSENESANSLSDEAYFQEKEKITLDDFILDYEYRYNFSLNLGSEGSISSEEETIPENNEMDCMANGLSSENDSANSLSEEAYFQEKEITLDDFILDYDYRYNFSLNLGNEGSISSEEETIPSVGETKPKDFVLENEEEEIKEIPNCTSPGKGLERPNETPIKENSKPPSDIKLKAKVNTNRQPLGRPGNVAVVNPTVAQRKPRVMRPGQRRLTTDLLDASMEDELSRKKKKHNKRISRFCRQRVLEKLNIPRERKPFPSTLTTYLINICFSILFTALLFYVYYKTYIGRPVPRTLWQNVLLTFGITI, via the exons ATGCCG TTAATAGCCAAACAGTCCTTGAAGAAATGGGAAGAGGGAAAGGTTCGGTTACAACAGAAACCATCTTGTAAAGTAAGACATGGCCTCCGTCGGAGGTCTTCCCTCATAATCGTAAGTCAGAAGATGAAGAAGGGTCGGAAAAATAAGCCAATCGAGGAGGACAAAACGACCTGGTTGAGTGCCAATGGTCAGACTATAGCCGTAGAGAAGAAACACATCGTGAATTTTGGAATGGATatgaacaatttttttaaaacaaagaCATGCGAAAGTGATCAGTGTCCTGAAGATAGAAGCTCATTGGAAACCATAGCTTCGGATATGATGAATGTATATGAGGTTCAGCCTACTACACCTAATCTAGGCAAAGAGAAATCCCCCATGAAAaggataaacaaatttaacctTCTCATGAATCCAAAACTTGTAAATCCCATTGGCAAACGCGTTTTGGAGATTGCCAAGAACTCTCCACGACAACGCAAAGAATATTATAAAGGGAGGGTTGAGAAGCACAATTGCGGAAAAAAGTCAAACAAATCTTGTCttaaaaccacaaaaaaatctTTTACAAAAAAGCTAGCTGCAAAGCGAGAATATGATGATGTTACTCTATGTGAATCCGAAAACGTGACACCTAGAAATGATATCACCTCTGATCCAGAAAATAATGAGATGGACTGCATGGCAGATGGGTTAAGCTCAGAAAATGAATCGGCGAATTCTTTGTCAGACGAAGCTTATTTTCAAGAGAAAGAGAAGATCACCTTAGATGACTTCATCTTAGACTATGAGTATAGATATAACTTTAGCTTAAATTTGGGAAGTGAAGGATCCATTTCATCGGAAGAAGAAACCATTCCAGAAAATAATGAGATGGACTGCATGGCGAATGGGTTAAGCTCAGAAAATGATTCGGCGAATTCATTGTCAGAGGAAGCTTATTTTCAAGAGAAAGAGATCACCTTAGATGACTTTATCTTAGACTATGACTATAGATATAACTTTAGCTTAAATTTGGGAAACGAAGGATCCATTTCATCGGAAGAAGAAACCATTCCATCGGTAGGAGAAACCAAGCCGAAAGattttgttttagaaaatgAAGAGGAAGAAATAAAGGAAATACCGAACTGCACTTCGCCCGGGAAAGGGTTGGAAAGGCCGAATGAGACCCCAATTAAGGAAAATTCTAAGCCCCCCTCAGATATTAAACTCAAAGCTAAAGTCAATACTAATCGCCAACCGTTGGGACGCCCTGGTAATGTAGCCGTTGTAAATCCTACTGTAGCTCAACGTAAACCTCGTGTGATGCGACCAGGACAGAG AAGACTCACGACGGATTTATTGGACGCCTCGATGGAAGATGAATTAAgtcgaaaaaagaaaaaacataaTAAGCGGATAAGCAGGTTTTGCCGCCAGAGGGTACTTGAAAAGCTTAATATTCCCAGAGAAAGAAAACCGTTTCCTTCGACATTGACAACGTACCTAattaacatttgtttttcaatACTTTTCACGGCTCTTTTGTTTTACGTATATTATAAGACTTATATTGGGCGACCTGTACCTCGGACGCTTTGGCAGAACGTTTTGCTTACTTTTGGAATAACCATATAA